From Paraglaciecola sp. L1A13:
GGTTTTTTTTGTATTGGTGTCGTGTTGGTATTATTAGGTGCCAATAGCTGGGTTTGGTTACAAATTCCTGGGCTACTCGCACTTATTATTGGCAGTGTTTATGCCCTTTATGGCTACGTTGGCATTCTTGCTTACCGTATGCAAAGTGCATTTAGCCTAACAAGCGCTGAGCACGATAAAGGTAAACGAAATAGCCACCAAGACTAAGGCCTCGCCCTAACATAAGCAGCAATAGCGCAATCCATAATGCATAATTTTGATAATCTTGCAGTAACCACCAACTAGGAAAGAAGAAACACACTGCGCTAAGTAGCATGCTATTTTGCATGGCTTTGGCCCGGGTCAATCCCACAAAAATTCCATCAAGCAAGAAACACCAATGGCTAATAATGGGCAATAACCAAATGATCAATAAGTAGTGCTCCGTGAAGGATCTCAGCTCAGGTAAATCCGTTAAAATAGCAATAATTTGTCGACCAAATAACAAAAAGCTTAGGCTATAAAGCGTAGCGACCACACCGGACCATAACAACCCGCGAAGTACGACTTGCTTTATTTCTTGCGCATCGTTCTTGCCTTTAGCCTCACCTGCCAGTGCTTCAACCGCATAAGCAATACCGTCTAGGCCTAACGCAATCAAGGCGAAAAACTGCATAATAATCGCATTACTGGCAGCGGTTAAAGGACCAAATCTAGCCCCCTGAAAAATCACAAAAGCTAAGCACACCTGCAGTGCTAGATTGCGCACAAAACTGTATCCATTAAGGCTCATTAGCTGCGCAAGTGAAGACCATCGCCATAGTGCCCGATGAGGCATAAGTAATCCCATACCTTTAAACGCCACCCACATACCAAGTAGCAAAATACTGTATTCAGCGGCAACACTCGCCAGTGCGACGCCTTTCACGCCTTGGTCAAACACAAAAACCAGCAATATACTCAACCCAGCATTGAGTAGGTTGGCAAAAATTTGAATATAAAGTACTTGTTTAGTCTTTTGCTGACCGATTAACCATCCGATTATCGCAAGATTCACTAAGGCAGCTGGAGCGCCAGCTATACGCACACTAAAATACTGCTGAATCACTTCTAATAGTTGCGTTTCTGGCTGGGCAAAGTGAACACCCAGTGTTAGTAAGGGCTTTTGCACTGCCCATATAACTAAGCCGAGAACGAGCGCTACGCTACAACTTTGCCAAAACACTCGACTTTTCGCTTCAGCGTCCTGCTCGCCTTTTGCTTGCGCACTAAGGCCTGTGCTCGACATTCGAATAAAGCCACATAACCAGTAGATTTGAGTCAGAATAAGTGAGGCTATCGCCGCACCAGGCAAGGTATTGACTGCTCCCCATGTGACCCAGCACTGCCGTATCGACCATGCCGATTAGTGGAGTCGTTATATTGCTCAGGATCATGGGTAATGCTAGCAAAATCAGCTGCTGATGAGAGGCGCGATGCCAGAATCCTTGGTGCGTTGAAACGTGTGATTGAGCCAAATCGCTATCTACCGAATTTAAGAAAAATATAATTTATCAAAGCTGAACCAGCACATTATGCTGAGAGAATTCAATGTTACACTTATGCTATTAGGTACGATGCAACGTTTATCAGCGTTACGCGGTGCCAGTTAAATTTCAACATATTTAAAGGTAACTCTATGGATCGTATCATTTTTTGTATATTAGTTTGCACCTGTATTTTCATCTCAAGCAGTAAGGTGCAAGCTGCGGACAATGCAGTTATTTTACTTTATCACCACGTCAGCAATACAACACCTGCTTCAACGAGTGTAACGCCGCAAACGTTTACGCAACATATGAATTATTTGGCCGAGCATTACAATGTTTTACCATTAAAAGACATCATCGTAGCACTTCAGAAAAAACGAACACTGCCAGACAATGCGATCGCGATCACGTTTGATGATGGCTTTAAGAATATTTATCAAAATGGCCACCCTATAATGGCCAAACTGAATCTACCCTATACCGTATTTATCAACCCAGATTTAGTCAACAAAGTTGACTATCATTTAAGTTGGGATGATATGCGCAATATGGCTAAGCAAGGAGCAAGCTTTGCTAACCATAATCTACGTCATGAGCACATGTTAAACCGCTTACCTGATGAAAGTGATACTGCTTGGTTAGCCCGTCGCATAGCCGATATACAACAGGCCGAAGCGTTACTTGAAGAAAACTTAGATGTTAAGGATAAATTTTTTGCCTACCCTTATGGCGAATTCTCACCTGCTTTACAAGCACGTTTAACAGAACTTGGCTACGTGGGTTTTGCGCAGTCTTCGGGTGCTATCGCCAGTTATAGTGACTTTTCAGCTTTGTCACGCTTTCCCGCTGCCGGTATTTACGCCAACTTAGACCGACTAAAGGTCAAAATGGCGAGCTTAGCCATGCCAGTAACGAATGTTTCACCAACAACACCTTTAGTCGATCCAGACCCATTTGTATTTCAATTTAGCGTACAAAGTGACGACATTAATAACAGTCAATTGGCCTGTTATTTTCAAGGTAATTCTCAAGCCATAACACGTGAAGGCGAGCGTATTTCTATAGCGTTTACCCAACAATTACCATTGGGACGTTCAAGAGTTAACTGTACAGCGCCAAGTAAACGACAGCCATCACGTTATTATTGGTACTCTAAACCATGGTTTGTACCAACAACAGATGGCAAGTGGTTGGACTGAGTTTTAGTTAAATATTAAAATTTGATGGGGTGATCAGTTTGAACTGCGGGGTAGCATGACCTTTACTAGCAAACTATAGCGTTTTGCGCATATGCACATAAATGCCGAGTGACATTGGGCTTGCGTCCTTGGTGGTGCGAACGACGTTGAAACCGAAACGCTGATAACAGTGAATAGCAGCAAGGTTGTCTTGTTTTACATCCAGAGTCAGCGCTTGCTTATTGTCCGCTTTTGCCAAAGATTCGAAATGCGCTAGTAATTGACGACACAACCCTTGACGTTGAAATTCGTCTGCCACACCTATGTGCCCCACACACATTTCATCAACCCCAGGACGCGCAAATACTTGTTGTAAGACCTGACATCGATGTAAAACCTCGAGTACATCTGTACCTTGGTAATAGCTGGTCATACTTTCAAGCGTAGCTTGCACATAAGCCTCGCCCATATCAAATTGCCAACCACAACCTATGGCCGCGACTTTATTATCAATTTCAATAACTCTGTGGTTACCATAGCCAAATTGCCCGGCTTGCTTAGTAAATGCCTTTATTAAAAAAGTTTTAGCGAGGTAATCACGCTCTTCTGTATGCTGGCTAAATAATCTATTTAACGCAACGGGAGCGGATGAAATAATCAATGCCACGGCATCTTTGCCATCAACCGCGTTTGCTTTACGCACAACAAACATTATTGCGGTTCTGTAGCCAATATAGCCATATCATGCAGAATGCGCTCGCTGTCACTGACCGCGACTTTCCCTGGCGAAAATTCAGGCTTAAATCGGCCGATCACATTTCCTTGCGGATTTATCAACACAATCGACGCGCTATGATCGACCAAATAGTTTGGGTCATCAGTGCTTTGTGAAATGGAATACATCATGCCCAGAGCTCGAACAAATGGAAAGATATCGGCGTGTTCTCCAGTGGCAGCTATGAAATCAGGTTCAAAAAACTCTATATATTCGGCTAGCCTTTCAGTGGTATCACGTGCCGGATCGACAGAAATAAACGCGACTTTAATTGGGTACTGGCCATCGATACTTTGCAGCTGTGGATAGATACTGCTTAAATCAGCTAAGGTAGTTGGGCATATATCGGGACAAAAAGTGTATCCCACAAAAATCAACGTCCATTGCTGCCGAAAATTTTTGTTGGTCAATACTTGGCCCTTGCTATCAACTAACGAAAATTCAGGTAACGCCCTAGCCTGAGGATACAGCTTAATATATTCAGTTTTTTCACTCTGTGGCGGCGCAATATTTATCGCAATTACGATCCCGACCACCAATGCCACCACGGCGACTAACCCTAAACTTAATTTTTTCAAAAAGTAAATCTCATGTAATGATCAACCAATAAGACCACAAACAATACCATCAAATGAATAATTGAAAACTTAAACGTTTGCATGGCGGTGTTGTCGTCACTGGCGAATTTCAATTTCCACGCATAGTACAAGAAGCCGGCATTTAATGCGCTAGAGCCAAGCAAATAGATAACTCCTGTCATACCTATGAGATAAGGTAATAAACAAATAAGCGTCAGTAATATTGTGTATAACAAGATTGAAGTTTTAGTGAATTCAATGCCATGGGTTACAGGTAACATGGGGATCTTCGCCCGTGCGTAATCTTTCTCACGATGGATAGCCAACGCCCAGAAATGAGGCGGGGTCCAAATAAAAACAATTAGCACTAATAGCAGAGCGTGTGCATGAATATCATTTGTTACCGCTGTCCAACCTAGTAAGGGTGGTGCGGCGCCTGCTAACCCACCAATTACAATATTTTGTGGAGTAGCTCTCTTTAAGTACATAGTATAAACGAAAGCGTAGCCAACTAAACTCGCTAAAGTGAGCAGTGCCGTTAAACGATTAACCCACAATTCTAAAATAATGTAGCCAACAACGGTTAGTAGCCCTGCAAATATAATCGCCCTTTTAGGAGAAACCTTTCCTTTAGGTAAAGGCCGATTAGAGGTTCGAGCCATTTTAGCATCGATTTCCCTATCGACGACATGGTTGATAACCGCAGCGGCAGAGGAAAGAAGTCCAATACCTGTTAGGCCTGCGATAAGGATCTTCCAGCTTATCCAGTTTTCGCTTGCCAAGCACATACCCACCAAGGCCGTTAATAATAATAACATCACCACTTTGGGCTTGGTCATTTCATAATAATCACGCCAATTTGCGGTAAATTTAGCAGTGATGTTATGAGGTGTAATACCAACTGATTTACTCATTGGTCTCTCCTATGTTTTTCGATAAAGGCTGTAGCTAAGCAAAACGAGTATTTGCAACAACAACGCAGCAACTGCGTTGTGCAATACTGCGACAGCAACTGGCAAACTAAACACGACATTACTGACACCTAAAATAACTTGAATACCCAGCACGACAACCAACGCCACTGCAATTTTTTTCAAGAAACTAGAACTGGCCACTGCATATATGCGTGTTGCCAGCCAGCACAGATAGATAAAGGTGAGTAATGCACCCGCTCGATGCACTATGTGCATCGTCATACGTTGGGCATAATTATGGACGCCATATTCATAGTTAACCGCTTCAGGTAGGCTAAATGCGCCAATAAAATCCAATTTCTGGTACCAGTTACTCTCACAAATAGGTAGCTCGGTACACGCAAGAGCTGCATAGTTAGCAGACGTCCAACCCCCTAACGCGATCTGTCCAAGTAAAATACCGATACCCAACAAAGCATACTTTCCGAGCCTACGGACCTGATGGTCGCCCCCCGGAATTCGATACGGCACTAAGCGTAAATACAATAAAAATAGCGATGACAGAACAGCAAAACCACCGAGCAAATGGCCAAGCACCACTATAGGTAATAAATTTAGTGTAACAGTCCACATGCCCAACATACCCTGAAAAATCACTAAGCACAGAAGAAAAAACGGTAATTTAATTGGTCGGTGATAGGCCCTTTTAGCAATACTGATGATAAAGATAACAACAATCAATAAACCGAGCGCACTGGCAAAATAGCGATGGATCATTTCGTTCCAAGCTTTTTGAGGCTCTAATGGCCGTTCAGGGAATGCTAGCTCTGCAGCGTTGATCTGCTCTTGTGCAGCCGGAACCTTGTAATGGCCGTAACACCCCGGCCAATCTGGACATCCTAGCCCTGCATCGGTTAACCGTGTATATGCACCTAGCACTATCACAGTTACGGCAAGGATAAGCCCCGCCAATACCAACTTCCTCATGTATTTCCCTCTAGCCTATACGCGATAATTTCAGCAGCTTTCGTAAATCGGATAATATGTCGCGACTATGCAAAATAGCTTGCTGCTGCTCAACCTGAAGTGGATAACGCAAGATGACGTTATTCAAAGTATCAGCAATGAAAATAGCATTTGTCGGCTCACCTTTAAACACATTATTAACATTTTCCGCGTTAGTTTTTAACAACTTAACCGAATTCTGCTGCTCTATTCTCTGCATAGCCAAGACATCACTATCAGGAGTACTGATAACCGTTGCACGTACCCTATCGTGCTCTTTGCCCAATGCAGCCCATATCTGTTCAACACTGTATAAGGCATTTTTACACTCAACGCTGCATTTAGTAGGCAGTACGTATAACAACTGCCATTTAGGCTCGGTGGTTTTGTCCTGTAAGGCGGTCATATCTAGCGTAGGGGTAAGCAATTGTCCCTTATTTGTTGATGCTTTATTAAACCAATTGTTATCTAAGGCAAGCTTGGCCAATGCCACCGGCAAAATAAAAACAACGGCGAGGGTAATTATCATGCGTTTATTACTGGTGTTCATCATTGGATACCTTCTTAAGTCGATTGCGAAGTGCAAAAAAATAAACTAAAAATGCGGCCACACCTAAGCCGAGCCATTGAATGGCATAGGCATAGTGCTTTTCTGGTGGCATGATTACTGGCTGCCACTTACGCACAAACTGTGGGTTGTCATTGACGGTCAGCGTAATGACAAAAGGAACGAGTTCTATCTGTAGCATCTGTTCTACAAAGTGGATATCTATTTGTTGTATGACCTTAGGCCAAGTTGTTGTCAATGTTGCTGTTTCTGTAATAAGTGGGTTATTACTCGGCAGAACAACTCGCCCTCGCTCGCCAGCCAATAAATTAGGTAACGTCACAGTAGGTAAATCCGAGCGGATTTGCTTTCCTGTTATCCATCCAAAGTTAACCAATACATTATGCCCGTCACTTTTAGCCACGGCTAAAACCTCGAAACCCGGACGCCCTTGATGTATACGATTATCAAGCAGCAATACCTGCTCTGGATTAAGCGTCGCGTTGATCGTGATCGGTAAATCTTGAATATCTCCTTTATACATTTTGATCTGTTCGAAAGAGAACGGTTCACGTGCTGATGCAGTCGCCATGCTTTCAATTCGCTGTGCTTTGTTCAGCCCTCTTTGAAGTTGCCAGTTAGCAAGAGCAAACATGATGACAACAGCACATAAAGTCACTAGGGTAGAAACTATAGGCAATCGCTTAAGGACGCTAAGCATGCTTAATCAACAATAGAAACATCAGCGAGAGGGAGAATAAAAGTGTTAATAAAGATAATCATCGGAATACTACTTATTGTTATGATCTTTAATTTGTTCAAAGCCATGGTGATAATGCTTAAAGACGAACCTAAACAACCCAATATGAGTAAATATATTGGACGACGCGTCTTAACATCGGTAGCGATTGTAGTCCTGCTTCTTATCGCCATTGCTACGGGGCTTATCGAACCAAACCATCGTCCTTTCTAAACCCCTTCAATATCTATTTTTTCCCATTGGCATAAATATTAGGCCAATGGGATACCTAGCTCGGCTATAAAATATAGACAAAAAAGAACAACATCACCCAAACTACATCGACAAAATGCCAGTACCAACTAGCCGCTTGAAAGGCGAAATGGTGTTCAGGTGTAAAATGCCCCTTAAATATTCGCAATAACATGATGAATAAAATAATCGCACCTAAGGTTACATGTAATCCATGAAAGCCAGTAAGCAAAAAGAAGGTATTCCCATATACGCCGGACTGCAACGTTAGTCCCATTTCTTGGTAAGCGTGAATATACTCTTCAACTTGTAAAGACATGAATATAGCGCCTAACAACACGGTGAGACCCAACATCAGTTTTAGCCGACCACGTTTATTTTCTTCCAAAGCCACGTGTGCAAAATGGCATGTCACTGACGAGATTAGCAGAATCACAGTATTGATAAGGGGTAATCCGTACCACCCCATGGCCTCAGTTTTAGTTCCACCAGGTGTTTCTACTAAAGGCCACATAGCCTGAAAAGCTGGCCAAAGCACTTCATTAGTTGCATCGTTATTAGACGAGCCACCTAGCCATGGAATGGCGATCATGCGGGCATAAAATAGAGCACCAAAAAAAGCACCGAAGAACATCACTTCTGAAAAAATAAACCAGGCCATACCTTGACGATACGAACGGCCCAATTGTGCACTGTATAGACCAGTCATGGATTCATGAATTTGATTTCTGAACCAGCCAAACAACATAAAAATTAACGTAGCAAAGCCAGCTAATAATATATATCCACCGTAACCAGTTGTTCCTTTTGAATGTTCAATAACAAAATTTCCGGCTCCAACGGCAATCAAAAATAGTGCCACAGCCCCCACAATTGGCCACGGGCTACTAGCTGGTACATAGTATTTTTCATAATTTGGCTGAGCCATTATTCGTTCTCCTGTTCACCGCTATTCATTGCAAGATCACCTGCCGTCGACGTGACGTCGTATAGAGTGTACTGCAACGTAAAATAGGTAATGTCTTGTGGTAATTGAGGGTCTACATAAAACCGCATAGGCATGACCGCTGACTCACCTGCTTGCAAAACTTGCTGCTCAAAACAAAAACACTCTGTTTTATTGAGAAATAACGCAGCCATGCCCGGCGAAACTGATGGTACCGCTTGGCCAACGACTAAGTGCTGTGTAGGATTTTTAACTGTGAAATTCACCTCGTTCATTTGACCAGGATGCACTTTCACTTGCCGTGTTTGCGCTTCAAATTGCCATGCCATACCTGAGTTGGTACGTGTGATAAAGTCCACCGTTATGGTGCGTGACTCGTCAATCTCCATCACTTCATAGATAGCCGCTGAGTTTGCGGTTTTACCGTTTAATCCAGTCAAATCACAAAACACATCGTAAAGTGGAACTAACGCAAAACCAAAACCAAACATTCCCAGAACGACTACCAACAACTTACCCACCATCTTAGCATTGCTAGGCGGGTGACTATTGCTGGCGGCGTCAGGCGCTTGAGGTTGTTGCCTTTTGTCTGTCATAAGGATTGCCAGAACATACCTGAGTAAGACTGAACTAACCCCTGCTGTGCGATCTCAGAATTATGCATTTTACCTTCTAGTGCAAAATACTCTGTGTCATTTAGCGGCATATACGCATCGTTTTGCAGACTATTACAAAAACCAAACGCTATAAAACCAAAGGCCAATGCTACAAACCGTTTAAGCAGTCTTTTTTTTGAAAACCTCACTTCACTTAGCAACATAAAATTCTCCTTTACCACTTACTTAATAACTGGCGGCGTTTCGAACGTATGATAAGGAGCTGGTGAAGGTATTTCCCATTCTAGGCCTTCCGCTCCTTCCCAAACTTGGTCGCTCACAGGTTCACCTTGCTTACGGCAAGCTTTAATAATGATAACCAAGAAAATTAATTGCGATAAACCGAATGCAAATCCGCCTAAGCTTATCCATTTATTGAAATCTGCAAATTGCAACGCGTAATCAGGGATCCGTCTTGGCATACCGGCTAAACCGACGAAGTGCATAGGGAAGAACAACACATTAACCGAAACTAATGAGCACCAAAAGTGCCATTTAGCCAACGGGATATCAAACATCTTTCCAGTCCATTTCGGTAACCAGTAGTAAACAGCGGCCATAATCGAAAATATAGCGCCGGTCACTAGCACATAATGAAAATGCGCAACCACAAAATAGGTATCATGATATTGGAAATCCACTGGGGTAATCGCCAACATCAGACCCGACAAACCGCCAATGGTGAACAGCACTATAAACGCTAACGCAAATAACATAGGCACTTCAAAGCTCAACGAGCCACGCCACATAGTTGCCACCCAGTTAAATATTTTTACGCCCGTTGGGACGGATATCAACATAGTCGCCAACATAAAGAACATTTCGGCAAATACAGGCATACCCGTCGTAAACATATGATGTGCCCAAACGATAAATGACAATAAGGCAATTGATGCGGTCGCATAAACCATTGAGGAATAACCAAACAGCCGCTTTCGAGAAAATGTCGGAACTATCTGCGAAATAATACCAAATGCCGGCAAGATCATGATGTACACCTCGGGATGACCGAAGAACCAGAAAATATGCTGAAACATTACTGGATCGCCACCACCTGCCGCATCGAAAAAACTGGTCCCAAAAAACTTATCTGTCAGCACCATGGTTACCGCGCCAGCTAAAACCGGCATCACTGCGATTAGTAAAAAGGCAGTGATCAGCCACGTCCATACAAAAAGTGGCATTTTCATCCACGTCATTCCGGGTGCTCGCATATTGAATATGGTAACGATGACGTTAATCGCACCCATAATCGACGAGATACCCATGATATGAACCGAAAATACAAATAGAGCAGTACTGTCACCACTATACGTCGTGGATAAAGGCGCGTAGAAAGTCCAACCGAATGCAGGACCGCCGCCATCCATAAACAACGAAGACAAGAGAATTAAAAAGGCAAAAGGCAGGATCCAGAAACTCCAGTTATTCATGCGTGGTAAAGCCATATCAGGCGCACCAATCATCATGGGCACAAGCCAGTTAGCTAGACCTGTAAAAGCCGGCATAACCGCACCAAAAACCATAATCAAGCCATGTACAGTGGTCATTTGATTAAAAAAGTGTGGCTCGACTATTTGCAAACCCGGTTGAAATAACTCGGCGCGAATAACCATCGCCATGGCTCCACCGATTAAAAACATGATGAACGCGAACCACAAATATAACGTACCAATATCTTTATGATTGGTAGTATATAACCAGCGCTTTATCCCTGAAGGTGGCGCATGATGTTCGTGATGGTCGTCGTCTTGATGAAGCGTTTCAGTAACTGTGCTCATGATCGTCCCCCTATTGCCCGTTCAGAGCAGCATTAATATCTTTAGCCTGTACCAACTCATCTGTGTCATTACCCCAAGCGTTACGCTCAAATGTAATCACCGCTGCCAGTTCAGACATACTTAGCTGCTTAGCAAAGGCTGCCATGGCTGTGCCAGATTTACCGTTTAATACGATGTCGATATGAGCTGCCATATCATTCAACGCGATATTACTGCCTTTTAACGCTGGGAATACGCCAGGTAACCCTTCGCCATTTGGCATATGGCACGCAGCACAATTAGCAGTGTAAATTTTCTGACCATTACTCATCAATTCGTCTTTACTCATATTCATTGCAAGTAATCGTTGTTCTTCCG
This genomic window contains:
- a CDS encoding SCO family protein, whose amino-acid sequence is MKKLSLGLVAVVALVVGIVIAINIAPPQSEKTEYIKLYPQARALPEFSLVDSKGQVLTNKNFRQQWTLIFVGYTFCPDICPTTLADLSSIYPQLQSIDGQYPIKVAFISVDPARDTTERLAEYIEFFEPDFIAATGEHADIFPFVRALGMMYSISQSTDDPNYLVDHSASIVLINPQGNVIGRFKPEFSPGKVAVSDSERILHDMAILATEPQ
- a CDS encoding cytochrome c oxidase subunit 3, which encodes MAQPNYEKYYVPASSPWPIVGAVALFLIAVGAGNFVIEHSKGTTGYGGYILLAGFATLIFMLFGWFRNQIHESMTGLYSAQLGRSYRQGMAWFIFSEVMFFGAFFGALFYARMIAIPWLGGSSNNDATNEVLWPAFQAMWPLVETPGGTKTEAMGWYGLPLINTVILLISSVTCHFAHVALEENKRGRLKLMLGLTVLLGAIFMSLQVEEYIHAYQEMGLTLQSGVYGNTFFLLTGFHGLHVTLGAIILFIMLLRIFKGHFTPEHHFAFQAASWYWHFVDVVWVMLFFFVYIL
- a CDS encoding DUF2909 domain-containing protein encodes the protein MLIKIIIGILLIVMIFNLFKAMVIMLKDEPKQPNMSKYIGRRVLTSVAIVVLLLIAIATGLIEPNHRPF
- a CDS encoding N-acetyltransferase, which codes for MFVVRKANAVDGKDAVALIISSAPVALNRLFSQHTEERDYLAKTFLIKAFTKQAGQFGYGNHRVIEIDNKVAAIGCGWQFDMGEAYVQATLESMTSYYQGTDVLEVLHRCQVLQQVFARPGVDEMCVGHIGVADEFQRQGLCRQLLAHFESLAKADNKQALTLDVKQDNLAAIHCYQRFGFNVVRTTKDASPMSLGIYVHMRKTL
- a CDS encoding heme A synthase, with amino-acid sequence MRKLVLAGLILAVTVIVLGAYTRLTDAGLGCPDWPGCYGHYKVPAAQEQINAAELAFPERPLEPQKAWNEMIHRYFASALGLLIVVIFIISIAKRAYHRPIKLPFFLLCLVIFQGMLGMWTVTLNLLPIVVLGHLLGGFAVLSSLFLLYLRLVPYRIPGGDHQVRRLGKYALLGIGILLGQIALGGWTSANYAALACTELPICESNWYQKLDFIGAFSLPEAVNYEYGVHNYAQRMTMHIVHRAGALLTFIYLCWLATRIYAVASSSFLKKIAVALVVVLGIQVILGVSNVVFSLPVAVAVLHNAVAALLLQILVLLSYSLYRKT
- a CDS encoding cytochrome c oxidase assembly protein codes for the protein MTDKRQQPQAPDAASNSHPPSNAKMVGKLLVVVLGMFGFGFALVPLYDVFCDLTGLNGKTANSAAIYEVMEIDESRTITVDFITRTNSGMAWQFEAQTRQVKVHPGQMNEVNFTVKNPTQHLVVGQAVPSVSPGMAALFLNKTECFCFEQQVLQAGESAVMPMRFYVDPQLPQDITYFTLQYTLYDVTSTAGDLAMNSGEQENE
- a CDS encoding polysaccharide deacetylase family protein gives rise to the protein MDRIIFCILVCTCIFISSSKVQAADNAVILLYHHVSNTTPASTSVTPQTFTQHMNYLAEHYNVLPLKDIIVALQKKRTLPDNAIAITFDDGFKNIYQNGHPIMAKLNLPYTVFINPDLVNKVDYHLSWDDMRNMAKQGASFANHNLRHEHMLNRLPDESDTAWLARRIADIQQAEALLEENLDVKDKFFAYPYGEFSPALQARLTELGYVGFAQSSGAIASYSDFSALSRFPAAGIYANLDRLKVKMASLAMPVTNVSPTTPLVDPDPFVFQFSVQSDDINNSQLACYFQGNSQAITREGERISIAFTQQLPLGRSRVNCTAPSKRQPSRYYWYSKPWFVPTTDGKWLD
- the cyoE gene encoding heme o synthase, giving the protein MSKSVGITPHNITAKFTANWRDYYEMTKPKVVMLLLLTALVGMCLASENWISWKILIAGLTGIGLLSSAAAVINHVVDREIDAKMARTSNRPLPKGKVSPKRAIIFAGLLTVVGYIILELWVNRLTALLTLASLVGYAFVYTMYLKRATPQNIVIGGLAGAAPPLLGWTAVTNDIHAHALLLVLIVFIWTPPHFWALAIHREKDYARAKIPMLPVTHGIEFTKTSILLYTILLTLICLLPYLIGMTGVIYLLGSSALNAGFLYYAWKLKFASDDNTAMQTFKFSIIHLMVLFVVLLVDHYMRFTF
- the ctaD gene encoding cytochrome c oxidase subunit I; translation: MSTVTETLHQDDDHHEHHAPPSGIKRWLYTTNHKDIGTLYLWFAFIMFLIGGAMAMVIRAELFQPGLQIVEPHFFNQMTTVHGLIMVFGAVMPAFTGLANWLVPMMIGAPDMALPRMNNWSFWILPFAFLILLSSLFMDGGGPAFGWTFYAPLSTTYSGDSTALFVFSVHIMGISSIMGAINVIVTIFNMRAPGMTWMKMPLFVWTWLITAFLLIAVMPVLAGAVTMVLTDKFFGTSFFDAAGGGDPVMFQHIFWFFGHPEVYIMILPAFGIISQIVPTFSRKRLFGYSSMVYATASIALLSFIVWAHHMFTTGMPVFAEMFFMLATMLISVPTGVKIFNWVATMWRGSLSFEVPMLFALAFIVLFTIGGLSGLMLAITPVDFQYHDTYFVVAHFHYVLVTGAIFSIMAAVYYWLPKWTGKMFDIPLAKWHFWCSLVSVNVLFFPMHFVGLAGMPRRIPDYALQFADFNKWISLGGFAFGLSQLIFLVIIIKACRKQGEPVSDQVWEGAEGLEWEIPSPAPYHTFETPPVIK
- a CDS encoding SURF1 family protein, which translates into the protein MLSVLKRLPIVSTLVTLCAVVIMFALANWQLQRGLNKAQRIESMATASAREPFSFEQIKMYKGDIQDLPITINATLNPEQVLLLDNRIHQGRPGFEVLAVAKSDGHNVLVNFGWITGKQIRSDLPTVTLPNLLAGERGRVVLPSNNPLITETATLTTTWPKVIQQIDIHFVEQMLQIELVPFVITLTVNDNPQFVRKWQPVIMPPEKHYAYAIQWLGLGVAAFLVYFFALRNRLKKVSNDEHQ